The Cetobacterium sp. 8H DNA window ATACACAATCATAGATCAACCTATTTTTAAAATATGATTTTATTTTTCTAAAATTGTCATCCCTCGAGCATAATAGTATTATTGGAATTCTTTTTTTATTAAAAAATTTAATTTTCTCTTCAAACTCTGGGTTTTTTATATCTAAGATTACAACTTCTATATTTTCTATTTCATATTTTATTATCTTTTCTATTGAGTAAAATTCTAAATCTGTAAGCTCTTCTAATATCTCTTGTAAACTGATATCTATCTCTATTCCTATTTTTCGCAATCTAGTTCCTCCTGCAATTTAAGCATTCTATATCTACTAGAAACTAAAGAAACTTTTTCTGAGACCATTTCTAAATATTTTTTTTCTTCATATGCCAGTTTTAAATTTTGACTTTTTATTAAAACAAGTCCTAAAAATGGTTTTTTCCCATACTTTAATCTTACTGCATAATCATACTCATCTTTACAAAGAATATCATTTGAATCAATAATTATTTCACTCTCATCATACTCTCTATCTTTTAAATATTTTTTATAGTCTTCTTTGTATAATAACATTTCTATTTTTACTTTAACTAATCCTAACGTTTTTTTAACTTCTTTAGACAGTTGTTCTTCAAATTCTTCCATATTCCTTGTCAGATACATTCTATTTAAAAGTCCTTCTGTATAATTTTTATCTACTTTTAAAGCTCCTGTAAAAAGATATGTATGGATATTCAAAACTATAAAAGAAACCATTATCCATAAAACAATATCTATACTTTTAGTAAATACATAAAATAGATATAGATGTACAAACATCTGAAAGACTTTAATTGCAAGCAGTTTATATTTATTATTTAAATTTACATCTATTAGAAATATATACCAATATATAAAGGTAAACTCAAACATATTTAGATAGAAATAAAATCTATGTTCAAATCGAATTAAATCTACCACTATTGATAATATTAGAAAACTTAATATCGTTAAATTCTTTTTTGTAATAATTTTTTTTATTATTTCACTTTTTTGATTTCTATTTATATCTATAAAATAGATCAAAAGGATTATAACCGTTGCATCTATCCAAGTATAAAAAGGTAGTAGTATTTTTGAAATCCACTTTAAATTTACCATAATGTAGTTAAGTACATCTGCATTAAAAATAATTGAGTTATAAAAGATCTCAGATGAGAGATAACAAAAGAATAACGCTCCAATAAAAAAGTTTGTTATCCTATCTTTTTTTCTTATCTTCTTTTCATTTACGTATATAAGTAAATATAATCCCAATATTGAAGTTATTCCAATATTTATATGCATGACTAAGATATTTGAAAAAGTTAGTGGATTTGTAAAGAACATTTTTATAAAAAGAAGAATTAGTGGAAATATCAACTCTTTTCTTTTTAATATCTCAGCCTTAAATGAATAAAACAAAACTCCATTGTAAAGAATGAAGAGCCCTGTGAACACACTTAGAAATATAATATCTTTTAGGTTTTCCTTTTTTAATGTATAGTAATATTTTTTCTTGAAAGGTTCCTTGCTCTTATTTATAACTTTCTCTTTTGTCGGATTGTCCTTAATTTTTAATAGATATTCCCCCTCTGGAACATTGTTGCTCACAAGGCCATTCATATATCTCTGGGTTCTTATTTTCTTTATTTCGTTATTTTCATTTTGGAATAGTTCTGTCTTCTCTTTTGTGCTATTAAAAATATCCACAGTGTTATGATTATTTGATATAAAAATATAGTCTGTATAATCCTTTGAAATATAGCTCATCCCTATAAAGAAAATTGCAAATATACTTAGGTATATCATCAGTTTTTTTGTTAAGCTCATTCTCCCCCCCGGTGTTTTGTTATATGTTGAATATACTCTATATATAACGTTTTGTAAATAAATTTATTATAAAAAAAGCCCTCCAAATTAATGAAGGGCTTAATTTAGTCTAATTTCTAGACGTCGGGGCACTTTAATATCTAACCATGGTTAAATGTTTAAGGATAAGTTTTCACTTATGATTTAGTATAACTTATTCTTATTTTTTTTAAAAGTGCTCACGAACATATAGTTTATATTTTCACACATTCTATGCATTTTTATGAACAAATTAATTTTTATACCTCTTCTCCACATCTTTTTAAAAGAGCTTCCCATCTTCTGTCTACTTCCTCTTGCATCTCTACTAAAAGATGCTCGTTTCCAGCTTTGAATAGATGAGCAAATCTTCCTTGCTCTTTTAAAAACTCAGTGATTGGAAGTTTATTTTTTGGTCTATATGAAAGTTTCCATTCCCCATTTATAACTTCAAATAGTGGCCAGTAACATGTTTCAACAGCAAGTTTACACATCTCCATAAGTTTTTCTGGAGAATATCTCCATCCTCTAGGACAAGGAGCTAAAACATTTAAAAATGCTGCACCCTCTGTATAGATAGCTTTTTCAGACTTTTCATGTAAATCTTTAAAGTTACCTATGAAAGTTGTTTGAGCTACATATGGAATGTTATGAGCAGCCATGATATCTGCTAACTCTTTTCTTCCCTGTATCTTTCCATTACTATCTTTTCCTATAGGTGAAGTTGTTGTATCTGCAAACTTTGGTGTAGCTGACGATCTTTGAATTCCTGTATTCATGTATGCTCCATTATCATAACATACATAAACCATGTCATGCCCTCTCTCCATAGCTCCCGAAAGTGATTGGAATCCTATATCATAAGTTCCTCCATCCCCACCAAAAGCTATAAATTTATGAGTATCTTTTACTTTCCCTCTTCTTCTAAGAGCGTTGTATGCTCCTTCTACTCCACTTAGAGTAGCCGCAGCATTTTCAAAAGCTGAGTGGATAAATGAATCCTTCCAAGCTGTATAAGGATACATAAAAGTTGAAACCTCTAAACATCCAGTGGCATTTGCTATAACTGCATGATCTTCAACTTTCAAGGCTCTTAAAACTCCTCTTGCTGCAACCCCTGCACCACATCCTGCACAAAGTCTATGTCCACCAGTTAATCTTTCTGGTTTATTCATCTCTTCTTTAAAATTATACGCCATCTTACTACCCCCTTACTCCTAAGTGTCTGTAAACTCTTCCAATTTCAAAATCTGATACATCTGCTAGAAGCAGCTCAGGATTGTAAGCAATTTCCACTTGATTTTCTATAAGTTGTTTTGCGTGTGCTTCATATAAAAGTTCATTAAAGACTCTTTTTATTGTATCCACAGTTACGTCTCTTCCACCTAAACCGTATACGTAGTTAAACATTTCAGGTCTGTCATGTGAATCATAAAGAGCTGATCTTACCTCAGCAAAAAGTGGTCCTCCTGCTGCCGAGAATCCCTCACATTTATCCATTACACCCACAACTTTTTTACCAGTTAGAGCATGTTTTAAATCGTCAAATGGGAATGGTCTAAATACTCTTATCTTTATTAATCCAACTCTTTTCCCTTCAGCTCTTAACTCATCTACAGCCTCTTTAGCTGTTCCTGCTGTAGAGTTAATTACAACAATTGCAACATCTGCATCTTTCATTTTATACTCTTCAAAGAATGAGTATTTTCTTCCTGTAAGTGCTTCAAACTCTTTAGCTACCTCTTTAATTACATATTTTGCATTGATCATAGCATGAGCTTGTTGAACTTTATGCTCCATATAATAGTTTGCTATATCATATGGTCCATGAGCAATTGGTCTAGCTGAGTTTAATAGATAATCTTCTGGGTTATACTCCCCTACGAAAGCTTTTACATCAGAATCCTCTAAAAGTTCTATATTTTCTACAGCGTGACTTGTTATAAATCCATCTTGGCAAACCATAGCTGGAAGTTGTACATCTGGATGCTCAGCTATTTTTACAGCTTGGATATAGTTGTCATAAGCCTCTTGATTTGTTTCACTATATATTTGAATCCAACCAGTATCTCTAGCTCCCATAGAGTCACTGTGATCAGCGTTTATATTGATTGGTCCTGTAAGAGCTCTATTGATTAGGGCCATAGTTATAGGTAGTCTCATAGAAGAAGCAACATAAAGCATCTCCCACATTAAAGCAAGTCCGCAAGATGATGTTGCTGTCATAGTTCTAGCTCCTGCAGCTTGAGATCCTATACATGCTGACATAGCACTGTGTTCAGATTCAACTGGGATAAACTCTGTGTTTACAACTCCATCTGCTACGAATTTAGAGAAGTACTGGGGTACCTCAGTTGATGGTGTAATTGGAAATGCTGGCATTACATCTGGATTTATCTGTCTCATCGCTGTTGCCACAGCTTCGTTTCCTGACATTCTCTCTCTTATACTCATAATCATCCTCTCCCTAAACCTTACTGAACTCTATCGCTTTAAATGGACATACTGCAAAACAAACTCCACAACCTTTGCAGTGATCCTGATCAAAATCTAGTCTTTTCCCATCTTTTACTGGAATTGCTGAGTCTGGACATACAGGGAAACAAAGCATACACTGCTTACAATTCTCCTCGATAAACTCAACTTTCATTGTTCTCCAATCACCAGTTTTAAAGTTTGCTGCACTTCCAGCTTCGTATACAACTCCTCCAGGAGTTATATCTTGCCACTTTATTGTCTCATCTATCAATTGTCCTTTTTTATTTCTCATTATCCATCCACCTCATCCATTGAACGCTTTAGCGCACACATATTCCCCTCTAAAACTTGAGGTTTTGTGCTAAATTTATGTTTAAATGATTCCTCCATATTTTTGATGAACTCATCTTCAGGTATAAGTCCACTCACCTTAACTACTGCACCTAACATAGGTGTATTTGGGAAATATTTGCCTAAGCACTCCTCAGATATCTTTTTTGCATTACAAGTATAAACTCTACCAGTATACCCTCTAAGTTCTGCTCTTATCTCTTCAGGAGTTCTCTCACTATTTACAATAATAGCTCCTCCATCTTTAAGTCCTTTTTCAACCTCTATCGATTTAATAAGCGTTTCATCTACAACAACTACAAAGTTTGGTTCATAAATATTTGAATGTACCCTTATTTGAGATTTTCCAATACGATTATAAGCCGTAATTGGTGCTCCCATTCTTTCTGGTCCATACTCTGGAAAACCTTGAACAAACATTCCACTACTAAATGCTACATCTGCTAATAGAAGAGACGCTGTCTTTGCACCTTGTCCACCTCTACCATGCCATCTGATTTCTACCATCTTATCCATGCTCTACCATCCTTTTTTTTATTTATGTAATTTTTAAACTAGGTCTAAACCTTTTCTTAAATCTTCAATAATATCATCAACGTTCTCAAGCCCTACAGATATTCTTACAAGACCATCTGTAATTCCAGCTGTAAGTCTCTCCTCTCTTGTATAAGGTGAGTGTGTCATTGATGCCGGGTGTTGTATAAGAGTTTCAGTGTCTCCTAGTGAAACAGCTAAAGAGCAAAGCTCTAAATTATTTAGTAATTTTTTTCCTGCTTCAAATCCTTCTTTCAATTCAAATGCGAAGATTCCTCCAAAATTTTTCATTTGTTTGCATGCGATGTCATGCCCTGGATGAGTTTTAAGCCCTGGATAGAATACAGTTTCTACCTTTGGATGAGCATTTAAAAATTCTGCTACTTTTTTAGCATTTGAGCAGTGTCTTTCCATTCTTACTTCTAATGTTTTCATTCCTCTTATTATAAAATATGCATCCATAGGACTTAAAACAGCCCCTGTCATATCTTTAACTCCAACAAGTCTAATCTGTGTTACTAAATCTTTATTTCCCACAACAAAACCTGCGATTACATCCCCATGTCCATTTAAATATTTAGTAGCTGAATGAACAACTAGATCTGCACCTAAAGTTAGAGGCTTTTGACAGTATGGTGTTGCAAATGTATTATCTACAACTACAAGTGTGTCTTTATTTTCATGAGCTATTTTAGAAACAGCTTCAATATCTACAATTTTTAAGTTTGGATTTGCAGGTGTCTCAAGATAAACAACTCTTGTGTTTGGTCTCATAGCTTTTTTAACCTCTTCTAAATTTGAGGTATCTACAAACTCCACATCTATTCCAAACTTAGTAAGTCCGTGGCTAAGTAGTGCAAAAGTACAACCGTAAAGTGTCTTATCAGATATTACGTGATCTCCAGCTTTTAAAACAGTCCACATCACAGAAGCGATAGCACCCATTCCTGAAGCAGTCGCAAGTCCAGCTTCTCCCTCTTCTAACAGTGCTAACTTTTCCTCTACAACTGATGTTGTTGGATTTCCAAGTCTTGAGTAAATATATCCATCCTCTTCTAAAGCGAATCTTTTTCCACCCTGTTCGGCTGAATCAAATATAAATGTTGATGTTTGATAGATCGGTGTTGCTAAAGTCCCAAAAGGATTTTTTTGAGATCCACCATGAATTGAAATTGTACCAAAGCCATTTTTTATATTTTTATTCATAATACTTCCTCCCACTTTACTTACTTTTTGTTCATATTATACACTCTAAATACTAGTTTACAACTTAAAAAAAATAAAAACTGTTATATAACAGTTTTTACTTGAGAGTTTTTAGATTCCAAAAAATAGCAAAAAAAAGTAAAAAAAAAAGCCCCTAGATTTCTCTAGGGGTTTAAATTCAATTACTTAACGATTACGATGTTAGTAGCTTGAGGTCCTTTGTCACCTTGAGCGATGTCAAAAGTTACTTCTTCTCCCTCAGTTAACTTTTTGAATCCGTCTCTTTTGATTTGAGAGAAGTGTGCGAATACATCTTTCCCGTCCTCACCAGTGATAAATCCAAATCCTTTTTCGTCGTTAAACCATTTAACTGTACCTTTCATTTGATACCTCCATAAAATTAATTTTTTTTATAACTCTACAAATCTTAATTTTTAAAGTAAGAAGGTATACCACTAAGGACCTAATGATTCTACTTAAAACTTAAAAACTTATATAATTATTTCTATAAAGTTATTATATAACTAAAGCATCAAAAAGTAAAGCTTTATTTTTAAAGTTATAATCAAACTTATTTTTTGATTTCATCTATCCCAACAAAATCATACCCTTGCTCTTTTAAAATTGGTATAACTTTTTTTATTGCCTCTAAGTTTTTTAAATTATCATGTAACAACACTACACCATTATCTTTTGAGCTTTTCAAAAGATAATCTTGAATATATGCTACGTCCGAGGTTTTTTTCCAATCTTCAGGACAAAGATTCCACATAATGCTCTCTAAACCCATATCTTTTTTTATCTCTTGCTTTTGTTTTTTACTTAAAACTCCATATGGTGGTCTAAAATATTTCCCCTTTTTTCCTGTAACTTCAAATATAATATTTTGAGTTAGTTGAAGTTCATTCTTTATCTCTTTCATACTCAACTTCGAAAAATTCGGATGGCTATAGCTGTGGTTTGCTATGACATGCCCTTCATCTTTCATTCTTTTTAAAACTTTCATATTTTTTTTCCCATTATATCCCAAAATGAAAAATGTTGCTTTAGCATTATTTTCTTTTAAGACATCTAAAATTTCTTCCGTAATTTTTGGTCTTGGTCCATCATCAAAAGTAAACGCTATTTTTTTTAAATCTTTAGAATATAAACTTGTTGATAGAAGTAAAATACAAATTAAACTTTTAAATATTTTTTTTATCATTATTAACTCCCCCTTAACTTTTTCAGTTGAAATTATAACATATTTACACTTATTTCAAACTTTTTCTTTTAATTTTTATTTTTTAGTTTAGTTTTAGTTAATTTTTTTGAAAGGATTTTTTCCTTTTTTTACGTACTATAATATAATGTAAAAAAAATATGGGGGGAATTTTTATGTATAGAGAATTCGGAGCTCATTTAACAACAATTAATGGAATTCCTGGAGTTCTTTTTAATCTTTGGGCACCAAATGCCATAAAGGTATCGGTTGTCGGTGATTTTAATGACTGGAACGGAAAATTGCATTATATGACTAAAGACTTTGAGCGAGGTGTTTGGACTCTTTTTATTCCTAACTTAAAAGAGGGGGCTACATACAAATATATGATTGCAGGGAAAAATCAAAATATATTTTTAAAAAGTGATCCCTTTGCTTTTTTTTCTGAAGTTAGGCCCAATACTGCATCTATTGTTTACGACCCTTTTAAAGAATTTCCTTGGGAGGATAATACTTGGCTTGAAGATCGAGCTAAAAGTAATTTCCAAGAAAAACCTATCTCTATCTATGAAATTCATTTAGGTTCTTGGAAAAGAAACTACAACCGGGGAGATGGACCTGAAGATGGAAGCGAATTTTTAAACTATAGACAGATTGCGGATAAACTTGTTCCATATATTTTAGAAACAGGTTTTACTCATATTGAAATTTTGCCACTCACCGAACACCCTTTAGATGCATCTTGGGGATATCAAGGAGTAGGATATTTCTCTATAACCAGTAGATATGGAACTCCTGAAGATTTTAAATATCTTGTAAATGAATGTCATAAAGCTGGAATAGGTGTAATTCTAGACTGGGTTCCTGGCCACTTCTGTAAAGATGCCCACGGACTTTACCGTTTTGATGGAACACCACTTTTTGAATATAAAAATAAACTTTTAGGAGAAAATCCTGTTTGGGGAACTGCTAACTTTGATCTTACTAAACCTTTTGTAAAGAACTTTTTAATCTCAAGTGCAACATTTTTATTTGAACTTTTTCATATTGATGGAATTAGAGTTGACGCTGTCTCAAACCTTTTATATCTAGAGTATGCTAGAGAAAAAACTGGTTTAAGAAATGCTGTCGGTGGAGACACCAATCTTGAAGCCATCGATTTTTTAAAAACACTCAACGAAACAATTTTTAAACTCTATAAAAATCCTTTAATCATTGCCGAAGAAGCAACCTCTTGGCCTATGGTCACCGCTCCAACTTATGATGGTGGACTAGGTTTTAACTTTAAGTGGAATATGGGTTGGATGAACGATATGCTTCGATACATGTCTTTAACACCATGTGAGAGAGAAAAATATCATAATCTTTTAACTTTTTCGCTCATGTATGCGTTCAGTGAAAATTTTATCCTCTCTCTTTCTCATGATGAGGTTGTTCACGGAAAAAAATCTCTTCTTGATAAGATGAGTGGAGACTATATCCAAAAGTTTGATTCTCTACGGATGTTCTACGCTTTTATGATAGGACACCCCGGAAAAAAATTACTTTTTATGGGTGGAGAGATCGGGCAATTTATTGAGTGGAGATACTATGAAGAGCTAGAGTGGAACCTTCTAAAGTATCCTCAACACGATTCAATAAAAACTTATGTTTCTCATCTCAATAATTTTTATAAAGAGCAGAACTCACTTTGGGAACTAGACTCATCTCCCGAAGGTTTCGAATGGATAAATCATAAAAATCATAGCCAAAAGATAATATCTTTTTTAAGAAAAAGTAAAAATCCTGATGATTTTATCTTAGTTATATGTAATTTTACAAAAAACGAATACATAAATCATCATATAGGCGTTCCTAGAATGACTGAATATGTTGAAATTTTCAACAGCGATCAAGATATTTTTGGTGGTGGAAATCATATTAATTCAGAGGTTATTAAACCTCTCAATAGAGAACTTGATAATCAACCATTCTCTATCGCAATTAATATCGCACCTCTTTGCACTCTATTTTTAAAACCTGTTTTTAAGAAAAAAATAACAATTTAAATATAAGGGGGAATATTTATGAAGAAAAAAATGATAGCTATGATTCTAGCTGGTGGTCAAGGAAGCAGACTTAAGCGTCTCACAAAAGAGGTAGCTAAACCTGCTGTACCATTTGGTGGTAAATATAGAATTATAGACTTTCCTTTGAGCAACTGTGTCAACTCAGGAATAGATACTGTTGGAGTTCTTGTTCAGTATAAGCCATTTCTTTTAAACCGATATATCGGAGTTGGAAGTGCATGGGATTTGGATATTGATGGGGCTGGTGTAAGCATTCTTCCACCATATTCCACAGAAAATGAAAATCGTTGGTATAAAGGGACTGCCGACGCAATTTTTCAAAATACACACTTTATAGATATGTATAACCCTGAATATGTTCTTATTCTTTCAGGAGATCACATCTATAAAATGGATTATGATAAGATGCTCGATTTTCATGAAAAAAATGGTTCTCAAGCCACTGTTGCCGTAATTGATGTTCCACTTGAAGAGGCTTCTCGTTTTGGTATTATGAACACCAGAGAAACAGGTGAAATCTATGAGTTTGAGGAGAAACCTAAAGAGCCTAAGAGTACTCTAGCAAGTATGGGAATATATATTTTCAATTGGAAACTTCTAAAAAAGATTTTAAAAGAGGATCAAGAAGATAGCTATTCTGAGCAGGATTTTGGAAAAAATATAATACCTAAAATGTTAAGAGAGGGGTTCAAACTTATGGCTTATCCTTTCTCTGGATATTGGAAAGATGTTGGTACTATTGAAAGTTTGTGGGCTGCTAACATGGATCTTTTAGATAGTTCTAACCCTATCGATCTGTTTGAGGCAAATTGGAGAATTTACTCTCAAGTTACCAATAAACCTGGTCATCTTGTTGAAGACACCGCATATATTAAAAATTCCATAATCTGTGAGGGATGTATTGTAAAAGGTGAAGTTATTAACTCTGTAATCTCATCTGAGGTTCTTATTGAAGAGGGAGCTCGTGTACACAACAGTGTCGTTTTATCAGGAGCAACTATAAAAGCTAACAGTTTTATTGATAAGGTTATTATTGGTGAGCATGTAGTTATCGAAAATAAAGAACATTTTGGTAAAAAAAATGAAATCTTATTTATTTCTGGGGGG harbors:
- a CDS encoding thiamine pyrophosphate-dependent enzyme, translated to MAYNFKEEMNKPERLTGGHRLCAGCGAGVAARGVLRALKVEDHAVIANATGCLEVSTFMYPYTAWKDSFIHSAFENAAATLSGVEGAYNALRRRGKVKDTHKFIAFGGDGGTYDIGFQSLSGAMERGHDMVYVCYDNGAYMNTGIQRSSATPKFADTTTSPIGKDSNGKIQGRKELADIMAAHNIPYVAQTTFIGNFKDLHEKSEKAIYTEGAAFLNVLAPCPRGWRYSPEKLMEMCKLAVETCYWPLFEVINGEWKLSYRPKNKLPITEFLKEQGRFAHLFKAGNEHLLVEMQEEVDRRWEALLKRCGEEV
- the glgB gene encoding 1,4-alpha-glucan branching protein GlgB: MYREFGAHLTTINGIPGVLFNLWAPNAIKVSVVGDFNDWNGKLHYMTKDFERGVWTLFIPNLKEGATYKYMIAGKNQNIFLKSDPFAFFSEVRPNTASIVYDPFKEFPWEDNTWLEDRAKSNFQEKPISIYEIHLGSWKRNYNRGDGPEDGSEFLNYRQIADKLVPYILETGFTHIEILPLTEHPLDASWGYQGVGYFSITSRYGTPEDFKYLVNECHKAGIGVILDWVPGHFCKDAHGLYRFDGTPLFEYKNKLLGENPVWGTANFDLTKPFVKNFLISSATFLFELFHIDGIRVDAVSNLLYLEYAREKTGLRNAVGGDTNLEAIDFLKTLNETIFKLYKNPLIIAEEATSWPMVTAPTYDGGLGFNFKWNMGWMNDMLRYMSLTPCEREKYHNLLTFSLMYAFSENFILSLSHDEVVHGKKSLLDKMSGDYIQKFDSLRMFYAFMIGHPGKKLLFMGGEIGQFIEWRYYEELEWNLLKYPQHDSIKTYVSHLNNFYKEQNSLWELDSSPEGFEWINHKNHSQKIISFLRKSKNPDDFILVICNFTKNEYINHHIGVPRMTEYVEIFNSDQDIFGGGNHINSEVIKPLNRELDNQPFSIAINIAPLCTLFLKPVFKKKITI
- the megL gene encoding methionine gamma-lyase, whose protein sequence is MNKNIKNGFGTISIHGGSQKNPFGTLATPIYQTSTFIFDSAEQGGKRFALEEDGYIYSRLGNPTTSVVEEKLALLEEGEAGLATASGMGAIASVMWTVLKAGDHVISDKTLYGCTFALLSHGLTKFGIDVEFVDTSNLEEVKKAMRPNTRVVYLETPANPNLKIVDIEAVSKIAHENKDTLVVVDNTFATPYCQKPLTLGADLVVHSATKYLNGHGDVIAGFVVGNKDLVTQIRLVGVKDMTGAVLSPMDAYFIIRGMKTLEVRMERHCSNAKKVAEFLNAHPKVETVFYPGLKTHPGHDIACKQMKNFGGIFAFELKEGFEAGKKLLNNLELCSLAVSLGDTETLIQHPASMTHSPYTREERLTAGITDGLVRISVGLENVDDIIEDLRKGLDLV
- a CDS encoding cold-shock protein, translating into MKGTVKWFNDEKGFGFITGEDGKDVFAHFSQIKRDGFKKLTEGEEVTFDIAQGDKGPQATNIVIVK
- a CDS encoding 4Fe-4S binding protein: MRNKKGQLIDETIKWQDITPGGVVYEAGSAANFKTGDWRTMKVEFIEENCKQCMLCFPVCPDSAIPVKDGKRLDFDQDHCKGCGVCFAVCPFKAIEFSKV
- the porA gene encoding pyruvate ferredoxin oxidoreductase; the protein is MSIRERMSGNEAVATAMRQINPDVMPAFPITPSTEVPQYFSKFVADGVVNTEFIPVESEHSAMSACIGSQAAGARTMTATSSCGLALMWEMLYVASSMRLPITMALINRALTGPININADHSDSMGARDTGWIQIYSETNQEAYDNYIQAVKIAEHPDVQLPAMVCQDGFITSHAVENIELLEDSDVKAFVGEYNPEDYLLNSARPIAHGPYDIANYYMEHKVQQAHAMINAKYVIKEVAKEFEALTGRKYSFFEEYKMKDADVAIVVINSTAGTAKEAVDELRAEGKRVGLIKIRVFRPFPFDDLKHALTGKKVVGVMDKCEGFSAAGGPLFAEVRSALYDSHDRPEMFNYVYGLGGRDVTVDTIKRVFNELLYEAHAKQLIENQVEIAYNPELLLADVSDFEIGRVYRHLGVRG
- a CDS encoding glucose-1-phosphate adenylyltransferase, translating into MKKKMIAMILAGGQGSRLKRLTKEVAKPAVPFGGKYRIIDFPLSNCVNSGIDTVGVLVQYKPFLLNRYIGVGSAWDLDIDGAGVSILPPYSTENENRWYKGTADAIFQNTHFIDMYNPEYVLILSGDHIYKMDYDKMLDFHEKNGSQATVAVIDVPLEEASRFGIMNTRETGEIYEFEEKPKEPKSTLASMGIYIFNWKLLKKILKEDQEDSYSEQDFGKNIIPKMLREGFKLMAYPFSGYWKDVGTIESLWAANMDLLDSSNPIDLFEANWRIYSQVTNKPGHLVEDTAYIKNSIICEGCIVKGEVINSVISSEVLIEEGARVHNSVVLSGATIKANSFIDKVIIGEHVVIENKEHFGKKNEILFISGGDE
- a CDS encoding polysaccharide deacetylase family protein, which codes for MIKKIFKSLICILLLSTSLYSKDLKKIAFTFDDGPRPKITEEILDVLKENNAKATFFILGYNGKKNMKVLKRMKDEGHVIANHSYSHPNFSKLSMKEIKNELQLTQNIIFEVTGKKGKYFRPPYGVLSKKQKQEIKKDMGLESIMWNLCPEDWKKTSDVAYIQDYLLKSSKDNGVVLLHDNLKNLEAIKKVIPILKEQGYDFVGIDEIKK
- a CDS encoding 2-oxoacid:acceptor oxidoreductase family protein produces the protein MDKMVEIRWHGRGGQGAKTASLLLADVAFSSGMFVQGFPEYGPERMGAPITAYNRIGKSQIRVHSNIYEPNFVVVVDETLIKSIEVEKGLKDGGAIIVNSERTPEEIRAELRGYTGRVYTCNAKKISEECLGKYFPNTPMLGAVVKVSGLIPEDEFIKNMEESFKHKFSTKPQVLEGNMCALKRSMDEVDG